Genomic window (Flavobacteriales bacterium):
ATCCGGATAGGATTTACGCAATGCCGAACAGGTCATTTTCTTCTCTGCAAGCAAGGTTAAAAACAAGGCTATTCCTGCAAGTGCATCTCTTCCGTAATGCAAATCGGGTAAAATTACTCCTCCGTTTCCTTCTCCTCCGATAACAGCATTTACCTTACGCATCATTTCAACCACGTTAACCTCTCCTACTGCAGAAGCAGAATAAGTTCCTCCCTTTGCTTCAGTAACATCACGAAGTGCGCGGGTGGAAGATAGATTGGAAACGGTGTTTCCTTTTTTGTGTTGTAACACTAAATCGGCTACGGCTACCAGTGTATATTCTTCTCCAAACATAGAGCCGTCTTCGCATACCATGGCTAAACGATCAACATCAGGGTCAACAACCAGTCCGACATCTGCCTTTTCTTTTTTGATTAATGCAGAAATCTCAGTTAAATGTTCCGGAAGGGGCTCCGGGTTATGAGGGAATTGTCCATTAGGCTCGCAAAATAATCGCGTAACTTTTTTCACTCCTAAAGCTTCCAGTAGCATGGGGACAGCAATTCCACCGCTCGAATTCACTGCATCTACCACCACATGAAATCCTGCATCACGAATAGCCGCAACATTCACATAAGGCAATTGCAAAATCTGATCGATATGTTTTTTCATCCAGGTATCGTCCAGAGAAACAGTTCCCAAATGATCCACTTCTGCAAATGAATACAATTCCTGCTCTGCTCTTCTCAAAACTTCAGCTCCATCCTGAGCCGAAATAAATTCACCTTTTTCATTAAGAAGTTTCAATGCATTCCATTGCTTCGGATTATGAGAAGCAGTTAAAATTATACCTCCATGCGCTTGTTCTCCGGGCACTGCCACCTCAACGGTTGGTGTTGTAGATAAGCCAAGATCAATGACATCAATTCCGAGTCCTTGTAACGTTGAACAAACCAGGTTACGAATCATTTCACCCGAAATCCGTGCATCTCTCCCGAGTACAATCTTTACTTTTTTACCGGGATTTCGCTCTAGAATAATGCTACCAAATGCTGCAGTAAATTTAACGGCATCTACAGGGGTTAACGCTTCACCAACGTTTCCGCCAATGGTACCACGTATTCCGGAAATGGATTTTATAAGTGTCATTTTTCAGATTTTGCTCAAAATTAAATGCTCTGCCGGAAGTGCATCAGGCGCCGACGATTATTTTACCAACAACACACCTTCAATTAACTGAAGATGAAGCCAGTTCAGAAAATTCAACGTCAGGATATTAACATCATTTTTTGCTACCGACCCCAGATCTTTATAACTTACACAAAAACAGATTATTATCATATATATTGACTTTTGAATTTGTTAATAGTTGACCTGTTCTTTTCCGGTGCATTTTGTCATTTGTGCTATCTTTGCACTAGAAATTACACTATGCAAGAAGGCAACGGATTCAACGATCCATCCGGTGAAGAACGAGAAGATTTAGGTCCCCACCTTAGTCGCTTTGAGGAGATGATGAGGAACAATGGGAATTATTTCTTTGATGTAGATGTATTTGAAGCGCTGATTGATCATTACCTCGAAAAAAAC
Coding sequences:
- the glmM gene encoding phosphoglucosamine mutase, whose amino-acid sequence is MTLIKSISGIRGTIGGNVGEALTPVDAVKFTAAFGSIILERNPGKKVKIVLGRDARISGEMIRNLVCSTLQGLGIDVIDLGLSTTPTVEVAVPGEQAHGGIILTASHNPKQWNALKLLNEKGEFISAQDGAEVLRRAEQELYSFAEVDHLGTVSLDDTWMKKHIDQILQLPYVNVAAIRDAGFHVVVDAVNSSGGIAVPMLLEALGVKKVTRLFCEPNGQFPHNPEPLPEHLTEISALIKKEKADVGLVVDPDVDRLAMVCEDGSMFGEEYTLVAVADLVLQHKKGNTVSNLSSTRALRDVTEAKGGTYSASAVGEVNVVEMMRKVNAVIGGEGNGGVILPDLHYGRDALAGIALFLTLLAEKKMTCSALRKSYPDYFISKNKIELTPSIDVDKVLLEMKKKYAGQPINDVDGVKIEFGKEWVHLRKSNTEPIIRIYSESSSMDNADQLAKKIMEDIRAIAGIN